In the genome of Massilia sp. UMI-21, the window GGTCCTGCAGGTAGACCGCGCGGCCGCCGTTTTCGAGATGGCGCAGCAGCACGGTGTTTTCCGGATCGAGCGAGAAGTAGATCACTTCCACGCCCTCGCGCAGGCCCGTGCTCATCGCCACGCAATAGTCGTCTTCGGCGTTGAGCACGACCGCGCGCGAGGCGCGTGCCGCCACCACCGCCTTGACTTTCGCCAGGTCGTCGAGTGTCTCGACGCCGTCCAGGCCCAGGTGGTCGCTCGAAACGTTCAGCACCACCGACACGTCGACCCGGTCGTAGGCCAGGCCGCGCTTGAGAATGCCGCCGCGCGCCGTCTCCAGCACCGCGAAGTCGACCTCGGGGCTGGAAAGCACGCTGCGCGCGGAGCGGTAGCCGGTGCAGTCGCCGCGGGTAGCGAGCACGCCGTCGATGTACACTCCCTCGGTGGTGGTGACCCCGGTATGCAGGCCGGCCAGGCGGGTGGCGTGGGCGATCAGCAGGGAAGTGGTGGTCTTGCCGTTGGTGCCGGTGATGGCCACGGTCGGGATGCGCCCGTCGCAGTCGCCGAACAGGGCGTCGACGATGGCGGCGCCGGCGTCGACCGGGGTGCCGCGGCTCGGGTACTGATGCATGCGGATGCCGGGCGCGGCGTTGACTTCGATGATGCCGCCGCCCTGTTCGCGCAGGGGCTTCGAAATATCCTGGCAAACGATGTCGATGCCGGCGATGTCCAGGCCGATGGTGCGCGCGGCGCGGATGCAGATGTCGCGGGTTTCTTCCGGCAGCAGGTCGGTCACGTCCTCGGCGGTCCCGCCGGTGGACAGGTTGGCGTTGCCGCGCAGGTCGGCCATGACGCCGCCCGGCAGCACGGTGTCGAAGTCATGGCCCTGCCTGGCAAGGGTTTCCGCGGCCAGCGCATCCATCGGGATCTTGGTCAGGATGTTGGTATGGCCTTCGCCGCGCGCCGGATTGCGGTTTTCGATCTCGACCAGCTCGCGAATGGTCGACCGGCCGTCGCCGGTCACGCAGGGCGGGCGGCGCCAGGAGGCGGCCGCGACCTTGCGGCCGGTCACCAGGACCCGGTAGTCGCGGCCTTCCAGGTGTTCTTCCACGATGATCTTGCGGCCGTACTTGCGGGCGTGCGCGAAGGCGCGCGCGACTTCGTCGGGCGTCGCGCAGTTGGTGGTCACGCCCTTGCCCTGGTTGCCGTCCAGCGGCTTGACCGTGACCGGGCCGGACAGGCGGCGGGCAGCGCGCAGCGCGTCCTGCTCGGTGCTCACGGTGGACCCGCCGGGTACCGGGACGCCGGCCACCTCGAGCAGCGCCTTGGTCAGCTGCTTGTCGCTGGCGATGCCCACCGCGATCGAATTGGTGGCGCCGGTGATGGTCGCCTGCAGGCGCTTCTGGCGGCTGCCCCAGCCGAGCTGGAACAGGTTGGCGTCATCGGTCAGGCGCAGCGCCGGGATGCCGCGCCGCAGCGCGGCCTGGACCACGGCGTTGGTGCTGGTGCCGATGGCGTAGTCCGCGACGGTCTCGCGCAGGCCCTCCAGGGCGCCGGCCAGGTCGAAGGCACGCTCGTCGGCGGCTGCGTGGACCAGGTCGAGGGCTACGCGCAAGGCTGCCTCGGCCACCTGCTCGGTGGCATAGCCGCAGACCACGCGCCGGCTGCGTGGCGCGCCGGCGACCGCCAGGGTGACGCCGAAGTCGCCGGGAGCGCCGGCCAGGCGCTGCAGTTCCATCACGACCGGTTCGACCGCCTCGACCAGCAGGGCGTCGTCGGCCAGGCGCACGGCCGCGTCGGGCGTCAGTTCCGGCAGCAGGGCGAACAGGCGCGCCGCGAAACCTGGCGCCTTGGCGGCGCCGTCATCGATGAGCGCCATCAGGCAGGGGCTGGCAGCGTACAGATTGGGGCCGCGCAACAGGCGTTTTTCCTTGATTTTCATGAAATGGGGTTCCGTTTCGTTACATTTTCCAAAAAATCGAGCAGCGGGGGCGGCAGGCCCTGGCCGGGTTCGGCGTGCGCGCCGGGCAGCTGGTAGCTGCTGCCGCCCGGGAGCAGGTGCAGGCGCACGTCGATCAGTTCCGGCGTCATGTGGTCCTTGATGTCGGCCACGTTGGTGATCATGGCGCGGCCGTCGACGATGGTGACGGCGCCCTGGCCGAGCACTTCGATGCCGACGCCGATGTCGACCACCAGCGCGGTGTCCTCGTCGATGCCGATGCCTTGCAGGTAGGGGTTCTGTGCCACCACGGTCAACAGGCGCGACAACCGCTGGCGTTCCGAAAAGTGCTGGTCGATGACCACGCGGTGCAGGAAGCCGAGGCCGGCGCCCAGGCTCACCGAGCCCTTCTCGGGCAGGGTCTCGGCGCGGCCCTGGGCCAGCATGTGGCCCGACATGGCCGAGGCGCCGGCGCTGGTGCCGCCGATGGTTGCGCCGCGCACTTTCAGCGCGACGTGCATGGCGGCGTCGAGCGCGCTGCCGCCGATCAGGGCCAGCAGGCGCTTCTGGTCGCCGCCGGTCATGAAGATGCCGGTGGCGGCGTCGACCTGGCGCACGAATTCCGCGCTGTTGGCGTCCTGGCGGCTGCGGATCAGGAGGTGGCTGCGGCGTTCCACGCCGAGCGTGCCGAAGGCCTGGTCGTACACCTCCCACATCTGGTCCGCGACCTGGCTGGCGGCCGTGATCACCACGATGTGGGCATCCTTGCCGCCCGCCAGTTCGACGAAGCGGGTCAGGATTTCCATGTCGTGCTTGCGGTCCTCGCTGCCGCCGATGATGACGAGGTGGCCGTTGCGTAGTTGTTCGCTCATCGCTGGGTCATTTTCGTGTAGGGCATGCCCTGGTTGGAACAGGCGGCGGATTCGTGCCGGGTGACGCCGATCAGGCCCACGCCCACGCCCTCGTCGAACAGACCGATGCCGCGCCGCAGCGCGTCCTCGAGCGCCATGCCTTGCTCGATCCAGCCGTACACGGTGCGCGCCAGCAGGTGACGCACGATGTGCTCGCCGATGCCGCTGGCGGCGATCGCGCCCAGCGCGCCGGCGTAGAAGCCGCTGCCGATGATCGGGCTGTCGCCCACGCGTCCCAGCAGGGACGGCGCCGAGCCGCCGGTGGAGCAGGCCACCGCGAAGTGGCCGTCGGCGCCGCGCACCACTGCGCCGACGGTGTCGCAGGCGCTCGACTTGGGCAGCCGCAGGGGAGTCTTGTAGTTCCAGAAGCGATCGAACAGGCGGTTGTCGATGCCCGGCATGACCGGCACCGAACCCGCCAGTTCCCCCATCAGGGTGCGGTGTTCGGCGCGCTGGCGCTCCGACACCGGCGCGGCGCCGGGCATCCCGATCGAACGGGCGAAGCGCTGCGCGCCTTCGCCGGCCAGCATCACATGCGGGGTATCGGCGACCGCGCGCGCCAGCTTGACCGGGCTCCTGACGTCGCGTACGCAGGCCACCGCGCCGAGGCGCCCGCGGGTGTCCATGATCGAAGCATCCATCTCGATGGTTTCGCCGTCCAGTCCGAGCGTGGCGCCGGCGCCGGCGTTGAAGCGGCCGTCGTCCTCGAGCGTGGTGACCGCGATGATGGCGGCGTCGAGGGCGTCGCCGTTGGCTTCCAGCTGCGCCAGCGCGCGCCGGGCTGCCAGCACGCAGCCGTCCTCGTTGGCCGTCGGCGCGCCGACGCCGCCGTGCACCACGACGGCGCCGGCTTGGGGGGTAATGCTCATGTAATCGGTAATCCTGTTTATTGTTATAGGCAGCGTTGTACGTTGCAATCCGGCTGCATTCGTTGTCACGCAATTAACTGCAGCATTATCCACATTGGCGGCGCGCGCCACATCGGTACAATTGCCGTGCTTGTGTAAGAACTTGCTTACAGGGGATGCCGGGCGGCGGGATAGAGGAGGGAGGCGCCGCGCAGGGCGGCGCGCAGGGCACGCACCAGTTCGAGACGCGCGCAGGGTGTCAGATAGCGCCCGATCTCGACCCGCTCGCCGCGCGCCTCGATCAGGACCAGGGTGCGCATGCCGGCGTCCGCGAGGCTGACCCGGGCATGGCCTGGATCGAGCCGGAACTGGGTGCGGCGCGCGCCGTCCGCGCGCTCGACCAGCAGGCAGCCGTCGCCGAGCCGGATTCGTTCGTGGTCGAGCGCGTGCCGGCTGTAGTGGAGCAGGGCGGCGCCCACCGCCGAGGTTTCGACGAGGGCAAAGGCGAGCACCATCCAGGCGCCGCGCAGGGTGAACACCAGCGCGATGGCGAGCGTGGCCGTGCTCAGCAGCGCATAGACGAGCAGTGCCTGGCGTGGCGTCAGCGAGCAGTTACGCTTCATCAGCCAGTCGAACGGCGGGGTGTCCGTGGTCGCCATCGTATCCCGAGGTGCTGTCAATACCAATGTGTAGCAGTTTGCCACACGTCGGAAAAAGGCATCGCCCGCATGTTTCATGCCGTCCGTAATCTGTTACCATACCGCCCCCTCCCATTGATAAGCTCCCTATGGCGAACGCATGCGGCCTTGATTTCGGCACGTCCAATTCCACCGTCGGCTGGTTGCCCGGCACCGCCGCGCAGGCCGGCGCCAAGGCCTTGCTCTCCCTCGAAGACGGCAAGGCGACCCTGCCTTCGGTCGTGTTCTTCAACGCCGACGACGAGCAGGTCACGTATGGCCGCGCCGCGCTGGCCGAATACCTGGAAGGCTACGAGGGGCGCCTGATGCGCTCCCTGAAAAGCCTGCTCGGCACCAGCCTGATCGACGGCCAGACCGAGGTGGGCGGGCGGGCGCTGCCGTTCAAGGCCCTGCTGGGCCAGTTCATCGGCGAGGTCAAGCGCCGCGCCGAAGGCCAGGCGGGCCGCGAGTTCGGCAGCGCCGTGTTCGGCCGTCCGGTGTTCTTCATCGACGACGACCCGCAGGCCGACCGCCGCGCCCAGGACACGCTGGAAGAAGTCGCGCGATCGGTCGGATTCCGCGAGATCTCGTTCCAGTACGAGCCGATCGCCGCCGCCTTCGATTACGAGTCGCGGATCGCGCGCGAGGAGCTGGTCCTGATCGCCGACATCGGCGGCGGCACCTCCGACTTCTCGCTGGTGCGCCTCGGCCCCGAGCGCGCGGGCCGCACCGAACGGCGCGACGACATCCTGGCCAACGGCGGCGTGCACATCGGCGGCACCGACTTCGACAAGTACCTGAGCCTGGCGAGCGTGATGCCGCTGCTCGGCTACGGCAGCACGCTGCTGTCGGGCGCGGCGATCCCGTCGAGCTACTACTTCAACCTGGCCACCTGGCATACCATCAACCAGGCTTACAGCCGCAAGAACATCGCCCAGCTGGCCGACCTGGTGCGCGATGCGGCCGAGCCGGGCAAGCTGCTGCGCCTGCAGAACCTGATCGACGAGCGCGCCGGGCACTGGCTGGCGATCCAGGTCGAAGCGGCCAAGATCGGCTTGTCCGGCAGCCCGACGGTGAACATGGAGCTCGACCGCCTGGCACCGCCGGAATCGCTGGTGGTCACGCGCGAAGGCTTCGAGGCCGCGATCGCGCAACTGGTCGATCAGGTCGGCGCCACCGTGCTGCGCCTGTTTTCGGACGCCGGCGTGGCGCCGGATGCGGTGGACACGGTGTTCTTCACCGGCGGCTCGAGCGGCGTGTCGCTGCTGCGCGAGCGCATCGGGGCGCTGGTGCCGCGCGCGCAAAAGGTCGAGGGCGACCTGTTCGGCAGCATCGGCGCCGGCCTGGCGCTCGACGCGCTGCGCAAGTTCGGTTAACCTCGGCGCATGACGCCAGCAAGGACAAGACATGAGTGTGTTTGAACGCCCGATCGTGATGCTCGACTTCGAGACCACCGGCCTGTCGCCCGAGATGGGCGACCGCATCACCGAGGTGGCGGCGCTGCGCATCGTCGGCGGCGAGATCCGCGAGCGCTACGTCTCGCTGGTGAACTGCGGCGTGCGTGTTCCGTCCTTCATCACCGGGCTGACCGGCATCACCCAGGAGATGGTCGATACCGCGCCGCCGAGCCAGACGGTGGTGGCCGAGCTGCTCGACTTCATCGGCGGCGACATGCTGTCGGCCCATAACGCCAGCTTCGACGAGAAGTTCCTGAAGGCCGAGGGCTGGCGCATCGGGCGCCCGACCGGGCATTGTGGACTGGTGTGCTCGCTGAAGCTGTCGCGGCGCCTGTTCCCGGGCCTGCCCAGCTACAAGCTCGGCAACCTGTCGAGCCGCCTCGGCATCGCGTTTCGCGGCGCCGCCCACCGGGCCGAGGCCGATGCCGAAGTCGCCGCCCACGTGCTGCTGCACGCGGCGCGCCACCTCGGCAGCACCCATGGCCTGCCGCAGGTCGCGCCGGACCTGCTGGTGTCGGTCAACAAGCTGGCCGCGGCCAAGGTCCCGGTGTTCCTGGACAAGTATGCGAGCCTGGAACGCGAACGCAGGGCCGCCGCCTGAACCGCCGGCGGCCCGTGCGGCGCGCAAAAAGGCTGACACAGCTGTTACTTAAGCATTAGAATGCGGGCATCATGATCCGCCGTGCCGCGTTCTGCATGCTGACCCGCGTGCTCCTGTCGCTCGTTCTGCTGCTGTCGCAGCAGATGGCGATGGCGCACGCGCTCAGCCACTGGACCAGCCAGCTCGGCGGCCCGGTCTTCCAGACCGCGCCGAACGACGCGGAGCTGTCCAGCGCCTTCGCGCAAGACCGCGGCTGCGCCCAGTGCCTGGGCCTCGCGCAACTGGCCAGCCCCCTTCCCACTACCCCGCGCCAGTGGGTGCCGCCCGCGCTGGCGGACGTGCCGGCCCTGGATGCCGGCGCGCAGGCGTCGCACATCCGGCAGGCGCGCGCCTTCGACTCGCGCGCTCCCCCCGTCCTCGGATAGACCCGGCCCGATCGAGACCGTCGCGCAGCCTGGCTGCCGGCGCGGCTCGTCCATCCCCATCCGAACAGGACCTATCCGCATGTTGAAGAAGACCGTATTGACGGCGGCGCTGGCTGCCGCCTGTGCCGGCCCCCACGCCGCCACTTCCACCCCTTCCACCCCTGCCGCCGATCCTGCGGCCAACGACAGGGAACTGGCCGCCATCCGCGCCCAGATCCAGGAAATGAAGGCCAGCTACGAAGCCCGCCTGGCGTCCCTCGAGCAGCGCCTGCAGGAAGCGCAGGCCGCCGTGGCGCAGGCCCAGAACGCCGCCGCCGCGGTGCAGACGGCCGACACCGCCCCGCCGGCGGCCGCTGCGGCGCCGGCCGCCCCGGCCGTCGCGGCGACCGGCGCGAATGCCTTCAACCCGGCGATCTCGCTGGTGCTCGGCGGCACCCTGTCGAACCTGTCGAAGGACCCGGGCGACTACCGTTTCCAGGGCTTCGTGCCGCCCGAGGGCGAAGTCGGCCCCGGCGCGCGCAGCTTCAACCTGGGCGAATCCGAGATGACCATCTCGTCCAACATCGACCCGAACTTCGCCGGCCAGGCCACCTTCGCCATCACCGGCGAGAACGAGATCGAGGTCGAGGAAGCCTACATTCGCACCCGCGCGCTCGGCAATGGACTGAACGTCAAGGCGGGCCGCTTCATGTCGGGCATCGGTTACCTCAACAGCCAGCACGCGCATACCTGGGATTTCGTGGATGCGCCGTTCGCCTACCAGGCCTTTTTCGGCGGCCAGTACAAGCCGGACGGTATCCAGGGCCGTTGGCTGGCGCCGCTCGACACCTTCCTCGAATTCGGCCTGGAGGCGGCCAGCGGCCGCAACTTCCCGGGCAACGACCGCAACAAGAATGGCGTGGGCGCCTCGACCGTGTTCGCGCACGCGGGCGGCGACATCGGCGTGTCCTCGAGCTGGCGCGCCGGGCTGTCCTATCTGCGCACCCGGGCCAGCGAGCGCGGGCTCGCGGCGCCGGGCGATGACGATGCCATCCCGGCCGCCTTCAGCGGCCGCTCGCAGGTGGTGATCGCGGACGCGGTCTGGAAATGGGCGCCGGACGGCAATGCCACCCAGCGCAACTTCAAGCTGCAGGGCGAGTGGATGCAGCGCCGCGAGCGTGGAAGCCTGGCCGTCATGGACGAGCAGGGCGGCTACCGCAGTCGCCAGTCGGGCTGGTACCTGCAGGGGGTCTACCAGTTCGCCCCGAACTGGCGCACCGGCCTGCGCTACGACCGCCTCTCCAGCGGCACCCCCCGCATCGACCTGGTCGACGGGGGCATCCCGGGCGCGGCGGGCCTGGCTTCGCTGGCCGCCTACGATCCGCGCCGCACCAGCCTGATGGTCGACTACAGCCCATCGGAGTTCTCGCGCCTGCGGCTGCAGATCGCGCGCGACAAGTCGCGCCCCGAGGCCAGCGACCAGCAGCTCTACCTGCAATACATCATGAGTATCGGCGCCCACGCCGCCCACAACTTCTGAGGAGCCAGCCATGACCCGCATCCATCGACCCCTCCTTGCCGGCATCCTCGCTGCTGCCGGCCTCCTGTGCGCCACCGGCGCCCAGGCCGCCATCAACGTGCTGGCCTGCGAACCCGAATGGCAGGCGCTCGTGCAGGAACTGGGCGGCGACAAGGTCAAGGCCTCCAGCGCCACCACCGCGCTGCAGGATCCGCACCACGTCGAAGCGCGCCCCGGCCTGATCGCCCGCACCCGCAACGCCGACCTGCTGGTGTGCACCGGCCTCGACCTGGAAGCCGGCTGGCTGCCGCTGCTGGTCCAGCAGTCGGGCAACGACAAGATCGAGCGCGGCCGTCCCGGCCATTTCGAGGCAGGCAGCATGGTGCCGCGCCTGGACGTGCCGAGCCGGCTCGACCGCGCCGAGGGCGACGTGCACGCCTATGGCAATCCGCACGTGCACCTGAACCCGCATAACATCGCCCTGGTCAGTACCGCGCTGGCCAAGCGCCTGGGCGAGATCGACCCCGCCAATGCCGCCTTCTACCAGGCGCGCCAGGCCGACTTCTCGGCGCGCTGGAACGCGGCGATGCGCAAGTGGGAGCTGGCCGGGGCGCCGCTGCGCGGCGCCGGCGTGGTCGAGCACCACAAGAACATGAGCTACCTGCTGAACTGGCTGGGCATGCGCTCGGTGGGCACGCTGGAATCCAAGCCCGGCGTCGAGCCGAGCGCGGCCCACCTGGGCGGCCTGCTGCAGCAGTTGCAGGGTAAACCGGCGAAGATGGTGCTGCGCGCGGCCTACCAGGACCCGCGCGCCTCGAACTGGCTGTCCGGACGGGCCGGCATCCCGGCGGTCGTGGTGCCGTACACCGTCGGCGCCGACGCCGAGTCGGGCAACCTGTTCGCGCTGTTCGACGCCACCATCGCGCGCCTGACGGCAGCCAACGGCGGAACGGCGAAATAAGCATGGCAGGCTTCGACTTCATGATCGTGGTGCCGGCCTTCCTTGCCGGCCTGCTGGTGCTCGCCACCCACATCCCGCTCGGCGCCCAGGTGCTGCGGCGCGGCATCGTCTTCATCGATCTGGCGATCGCGCAGATCGCCGCGCTGGGCGTGATCGTGGCCGGCGCCGCCGGGCTCGACCCGGCCGGCTGGACCGTGCAGCTGGCGGCCGGCGCGGCGGCCGTGCTCGGCGCCTTGCTGCTGACCTGGACCGAGAAACGCTGGCCCGATGTCCAGGAAGCGCAGATCGGCGTGCTGTTCGTGCTGGCCGCGACTGCCGGCCTGCTGCTGGTGGCGCACAACCCGCATGGCGGCGAGCACATGCAGGACCTGCTGGCCGGGCAAATCCTGTGGGTGAACTATGGCCAGCTGGCCATGCCGGCCCTGGGCGCGGTGCTGATCCTGGTGTTGCTGGCGCTGTACAGCGAGCGCCTGGGCCGGCTCGGCTTCTACCTGCTGTTTGCGCTGGCCGTGACCGCGTCGGTGCAGCTGGTCGGCGTCTACCTTGTGTTCGCCAGCCTGATCGTCCCCAGCCTGGCGGTGCGCCACTACCCGGAGCGGCGCAAGCTGCCCTGCGCCTACCTGGTCGGGATCGGCGGCTACGGCCTCGGCCTGGTAATGTCGGTGCTGCTCGACCTGCCGTCGGGCGCGCTGATCGTCTGGTGCCTGGCCGTGCTCGCCATGCTCGTGTACGCCGCCGGTCCGCGCGCGGCGATACGCCCCAATACCACGTCTTTGTAGGCGCGGGGCGTCCCCACGATTGTGCGGACGCAAACCACAAGCGGGTCGCTCTCCTTAAAATTTTAACAACGGCGGGCGATCCTGCGCCCGCCTTGTCGAATGCTGCCGTGGGCCGCGAGGGGGTAGGAATGAATCGCCAGAATGCTGCCCGTGATGGGGTCGAAGTCTTCCAGTGGTTCCTGCCCGCCGCCGAACGCGGCGATCCCTACGCACAGTTCAACCTCGGGCTGCTCTACAAACACGGCGAGGCCGTCGAGCGCGACGAGGTGCGCGCCTTCAAATGGATGCAGCGGGCGGCCCGCAAGGGCCTGGCCGCCGCCCAGAACCATCTCGGCGCCATGTACTGCAACGGCCGCGGCGCGCCGCGCAGCGACGAACTGGCGGCGCGCTGGTTCGGCCGCGCCGCCACCCAGGGCGATCCGGCCGCCCAGCAGAACCTGGGCCAGCTCTACCGCAAGGGGCGTGGCGTGCCGCAGTCGCACGAGGCCGCCTTCGGCTGGTTCTACCGGGCCGCCGAACAGGGGCTGGCCAGCGCCCAGAACCTGCTCGGCGAATGCTACCTGCTGGGCGTGGGCGCGCCGGTCAGCCATCCGCTGGCCATGGCCTGGTTCCGCAAGGCCGCGCGCCAGGGCCACGGCCCCGCCCAGCTCAATCTCGCCCTCATGTACCGCCGCGGCGACGGTGTCGAGGCCGACGACGCGCAGGCGCTCTGCTGGTTCCGCGAGGCCGCGGCGCAGGGCATCGCGGCCGCGCAGCGCTTTCTCGGCCTGGCCTATGCCAACGGGCAGGGCGTGCCGGCGGACCCGGCGCGCGCCGTCGCCTGGCTGCAGCGCGCCGCCGTGCAGGACGACACCGAGGCCCAGTATGCGCTGGGCACGCTGCTGGCAGCCGGTCATGGCTCCGGCGACGACGAGCGCGCCCTCGAGTGGTTCCTGCGCGCCGCGGCGCGCGGACATGTCCAGGCACAGTACTGCGCCGGCGTCATGTACACCACCGGGCGCGGGGTCGGGTCCGGCAGCGGCCCCGACCCCGCGCGCGCGCTCGAATGCTACCTGCGCGCCGCCGAGGGGGGCGCGGCCAACGCCCAGTTCAGCCTGGGCGTCATGTATGCCAAGGGCGACGGCGTCCCGCGCGACGAGGCCCGCGCCGCCGAATGGTACCGGCGCGCGGCCCAGCAGGGCGACGCCAGCGCCCAGAACAACCTCGGCGTCCTGTACGCCAACGGCCAGGGTGTGCCCCCCGACGACATGCTCGCCACCTACTGGTACCGGCAGGCGGCCGAGCAGGGCCATGCATTGGCCCAGTACAACCTGGGCGGCATGGTGAGCAGCGGCCGCGGCGTCGAGCGCGATCCGCTGCGCGCCTACATGTGGATGGTCTTGGCCGCCAGTGGCGGCCAAGACGGCCGCCCTGGCACGGAAGAAGAGCGCCGCGCGCGCAGTGGCGT includes:
- a CDS encoding DUF2244 domain-containing protein: MKRNCSLTPRQALLVYALLSTATLAIALVFTLRGAWMVLAFALVETSAVGAALLHYSRHALDHERIRLGDGCLLVERADGARRTQFRLDPGHARVSLADAGMRTLVLIEARGERVEIGRYLTPCARLELVRALRAALRGASLLYPAARHPL
- a CDS encoding isoaspartyl peptidase/L-asparaginase — encoded protein: MSITPQAGAVVVHGGVGAPTANEDGCVLAARRALAQLEANGDALDAAIIAVTTLEDDGRFNAGAGATLGLDGETIEMDASIMDTRGRLGAVACVRDVRSPVKLARAVADTPHVMLAGEGAQRFARSIGMPGAAPVSERQRAEHRTLMGELAGSVPVMPGIDNRLFDRFWNYKTPLRLPKSSACDTVGAVVRGADGHFAVACSTGGSAPSLLGRVGDSPIIGSGFYAGALGAIAASGIGEHIVRHLLARTVYGWIEQGMALEDALRRGIGLFDEGVGVGLIGVTRHESAACSNQGMPYTKMTQR
- the cphA gene encoding cyanophycin synthetase → MKIKEKRLLRGPNLYAASPCLMALIDDGAAKAPGFAARLFALLPELTPDAAVRLADDALLVEAVEPVVMELQRLAGAPGDFGVTLAVAGAPRSRRVVCGYATEQVAEAALRVALDLVHAAADERAFDLAGALEGLRETVADYAIGTSTNAVVQAALRRGIPALRLTDDANLFQLGWGSRQKRLQATITGATNSIAVGIASDKQLTKALLEVAGVPVPGGSTVSTEQDALRAARRLSGPVTVKPLDGNQGKGVTTNCATPDEVARAFAHARKYGRKIIVEEHLEGRDYRVLVTGRKVAAASWRRPPCVTGDGRSTIRELVEIENRNPARGEGHTNILTKIPMDALAAETLARQGHDFDTVLPGGVMADLRGNANLSTGGTAEDVTDLLPEETRDICIRAARTIGLDIAGIDIVCQDISKPLREQGGGIIEVNAAPGIRMHQYPSRGTPVDAGAAIVDALFGDCDGRIPTVAITGTNGKTTTSLLIAHATRLAGLHTGVTTTEGVYIDGVLATRGDCTGYRSARSVLSSPEVDFAVLETARGGILKRGLAYDRVDVSVVLNVSSDHLGLDGVETLDDLAKVKAVVAARASRAVVLNAEDDYCVAMSTGLREGVEVIYFSLDPENTVLLRHLENGGRAVYLQDQTLVVANGARHEALLDAREMPVSLGGAARYNIANALAAAAALSAHGFGNPEIADGLRSFVSDAKHNPMRSNVFDVDGVTVIVDYAHNCAAYAALAESARAMTAGRLVGVVAAPGDRRDADLIDIGRICAAGFDDLVVYETENRGRPDGETASLLVRGARLGKLGDDSLTVVPASHKAIRHGLSLCRPGDVLVFGCSSTLSELLDAIRPDKPELARKIEAEAI
- a CDS encoding cyanophycinase, with translation MSEQLRNGHLVIIGGSEDRKHDMEILTRFVELAGGKDAHIVVITAASQVADQMWEVYDQAFGTLGVERRSHLLIRSRQDANSAEFVRQVDAATGIFMTGGDQKRLLALIGGSALDAAMHVALKVRGATIGGTSAGASAMSGHMLAQGRAETLPEKGSVSLGAGLGFLHRVVIDQHFSERQRLSRLLTVVAQNPYLQGIGIDEDTALVVDIGVGIEVLGQGAVTIVDGRAMITNVADIKDHMTPELIDVRLHLLPGGSSYQLPGAHAEPGQGLPPPLLDFLENVTKRNPIS
- a CDS encoding zinc ABC transporter substrate-binding protein: MTRIHRPLLAGILAAAGLLCATGAQAAINVLACEPEWQALVQELGGDKVKASSATTALQDPHHVEARPGLIARTRNADLLVCTGLDLEAGWLPLLVQQSGNDKIERGRPGHFEAGSMVPRLDVPSRLDRAEGDVHAYGNPHVHLNPHNIALVSTALAKRLGEIDPANAAFYQARQADFSARWNAAMRKWELAGAPLRGAGVVEHHKNMSYLLNWLGMRSVGTLESKPGVEPSAAHLGGLLQQLQGKPAKMVLRAAYQDPRASNWLSGRAGIPAVVVPYTVGADAESGNLFALFDATIARLTAANGGTAK
- a CDS encoding metal ABC transporter permease; this encodes MAGFDFMIVVPAFLAGLLVLATHIPLGAQVLRRGIVFIDLAIAQIAALGVIVAGAAGLDPAGWTVQLAAGAAAVLGALLLTWTEKRWPDVQEAQIGVLFVLAATAGLLLVAHNPHGGEHMQDLLAGQILWVNYGQLAMPALGAVLILVLLALYSERLGRLGFYLLFALAVTASVQLVGVYLVFASLIVPSLAVRHYPERRKLPCAYLVGIGGYGLGLVMSVLLDLPSGALIVWCLAVLAMLVYAAGPRAAIRPNTTSL
- a CDS encoding Hsp70 family protein — its product is MANACGLDFGTSNSTVGWLPGTAAQAGAKALLSLEDGKATLPSVVFFNADDEQVTYGRAALAEYLEGYEGRLMRSLKSLLGTSLIDGQTEVGGRALPFKALLGQFIGEVKRRAEGQAGREFGSAVFGRPVFFIDDDPQADRRAQDTLEEVARSVGFREISFQYEPIAAAFDYESRIAREELVLIADIGGGTSDFSLVRLGPERAGRTERRDDILANGGVHIGGTDFDKYLSLASVMPLLGYGSTLLSGAAIPSSYYFNLATWHTINQAYSRKNIAQLADLVRDAAEPGKLLRLQNLIDERAGHWLAIQVEAAKIGLSGSPTVNMELDRLAPPESLVVTREGFEAAIAQLVDQVGATVLRLFSDAGVAPDAVDTVFFTGGSSGVSLLRERIGALVPRAQKVEGDLFGSIGAGLALDALRKFG
- a CDS encoding 3'-5' exonuclease, with the protein product MSVFERPIVMLDFETTGLSPEMGDRITEVAALRIVGGEIRERYVSLVNCGVRVPSFITGLTGITQEMVDTAPPSQTVVAELLDFIGGDMLSAHNASFDEKFLKAEGWRIGRPTGHCGLVCSLKLSRRLFPGLPSYKLGNLSSRLGIAFRGAAHRAEADAEVAAHVLLHAARHLGSTHGLPQVAPDLLVSVNKLAAAKVPVFLDKYASLERERRAAA
- a CDS encoding SEL1-like repeat protein encodes the protein MNRQNAARDGVEVFQWFLPAAERGDPYAQFNLGLLYKHGEAVERDEVRAFKWMQRAARKGLAAAQNHLGAMYCNGRGAPRSDELAARWFGRAATQGDPAAQQNLGQLYRKGRGVPQSHEAAFGWFYRAAEQGLASAQNLLGECYLLGVGAPVSHPLAMAWFRKAARQGHGPAQLNLALMYRRGDGVEADDAQALCWFREAAAQGIAAAQRFLGLAYANGQGVPADPARAVAWLQRAAVQDDTEAQYALGTLLAAGHGSGDDERALEWFLRAAARGHVQAQYCAGVMYTTGRGVGSGSGPDPARALECYLRAAEGGAANAQFSLGVMYAKGDGVPRDEARAAEWYRRAAQQGDASAQNNLGVLYANGQGVPPDDMLATYWYRQAAEQGHALAQYNLGGMVSSGRGVERDPLRAYMWMVLAASGGQDGRPGTEEERRARSGVARRLGASGGPWARALAVRVRARRQRQAQGRGAARQDSAS